The following coding sequences lie in one Candidatus Bathyarchaeia archaeon genomic window:
- a CDS encoding phosphatase PAP2 family protein has protein sequence MSLLGRTGLDPKSWAKSLENSRKVILICALGFVLALLGLRLLGTATDAYLAVALYHSIPDDLVPLFYGLATVGDLIWAPLVFWLYVFRRDRNEWTGSLILAVAMVTAMGLTDLLKAAFNLPRPFQVASLGIAARGAIPTNPGFPSGHTTSVFTVATVMWSRYPASRSPFIALAVATGVSMIILGLHFPSDVVGGAFLGIFCGTFVLGLAKIRSNN, from the coding sequence ATGTCTTTACTAGGAAGGACCGGGCTCGACCCCAAATCATGGGCCAAGAGCCTAGAGAACTCACGCAAAGTTATTCTGATTTGCGCCTTAGGATTCGTCCTCGCTCTGCTTGGCCTTCGCTTACTCGGGACCGCGACAGATGCCTACCTCGCTGTTGCACTCTATCATTCTATACCCGATGATCTTGTCCCTCTGTTCTATGGGCTAGCGACGGTGGGCGATCTCATCTGGGCACCGCTAGTGTTTTGGCTCTATGTTTTTCGCAGGGACCGTAACGAATGGACCGGTTCACTGATCCTGGCAGTCGCTATGGTGACTGCGATGGGTTTGACGGACCTGCTGAAAGCAGCCTTCAACCTTCCAAGACCCTTCCAGGTGGCTTCGCTGGGAATCGCGGCGCGTGGCGCGATCCCTACGAACCCCGGATTCCCTTCAGGACATACGACAAGTGTGTTTACGGTCGCTACCGTGATGTGGTCAAGGTATCCTGCCTCGCGTTCCCCATTCATTGCGCTTGCTGTCGCTACTGGAGTCTCGATGATCATCTTGGGGCTCCACTTCCCAAGTGATGTTGTCGGCGGTGCCTTTCTTGGAATCTTCTGCGGCACATTCGTCTTGGGCCTGGCCAAGATCCGGTCGAACAACTGA
- a CDS encoding ribose-phosphate diphosphokinase, giving the protein MLILGGSASQPLAEKVAKELGQEAGQLEVKRFPDGEKYLRIHDNVKDQDVVAIQSLYRTPDENIFELLLLTDTLRDLGARSISAVVPYFAYTRQDSRFYPGEAVSCASVARLIESAGATTFLTIDCHLHRLGDVAKVFKIPARNLTAMHELGKYAREHFKPKNPMVIGPDEEADQWAAVVAKELDAEHTVFRKVRVRKEGMTSSKVEVDAGEINLKGRDVVFADDIISTGGTIAEAAKACKKGGAKRIFVVCTHPVLAEGALKRIKTAGVLRVIGTDTYPGPTSKVSVAPVIAAALKS; this is encoded by the coding sequence ATGCTGATATTAGGTGGCTCCGCCAGCCAACCACTCGCCGAGAAAGTCGCAAAAGAGCTCGGCCAGGAAGCCGGCCAATTGGAAGTGAAGCGTTTTCCAGACGGCGAAAAATATCTCCGAATCCATGATAACGTCAAGGATCAGGATGTCGTAGCGATCCAGTCTCTCTATCGGACACCTGACGAGAACATATTCGAGCTCCTCCTGTTGACGGATACGCTCAGGGACCTGGGAGCCCGCTCCATTTCTGCTGTAGTACCTTACTTCGCATACACGAGGCAAGACTCACGATTCTATCCTGGGGAAGCAGTCAGCTGCGCATCCGTAGCCCGGCTTATAGAATCTGCCGGGGCAACAACTTTCCTTACGATTGATTGTCACCTTCACAGACTGGGAGACGTCGCGAAAGTCTTCAAGATCCCGGCTCGCAACCTCACCGCAATGCATGAACTGGGAAAGTACGCTCGGGAACACTTCAAACCGAAGAACCCCATGGTAATCGGGCCAGACGAAGAAGCTGACCAGTGGGCCGCAGTCGTTGCTAAGGAGCTAGACGCGGAGCATACGGTGTTTAGGAAAGTAAGAGTACGAAAAGAGGGTATGACCTCATCGAAGGTAGAAGTTGACGCCGGGGAAATAAACCTGAAAGGACGAGACGTAGTCTTCGCTGACGACATCATTAGCACTGGCGGGACCATTGCGGAGGCTGCAAAGGCTTGCAAGAAAGGAGGCGCGAAACGTATCTTCGTGGTCTGCACCCACCCCGTTCTTGCGGAAGGAGCTCTGAAACGAATCAAGACCGCAGGAGTGTTGAGAGTTATCGGGACAGATACCTACCCGGGCCCAACAAGCAAGGTCTCGGTCGCGCCAGTCATCGCAGCGGCGTTGAAGAGCTAA
- a CDS encoding PfkB family carbohydrate kinase, giving the protein MSPDLVVTGALNWDINLFVKRLPRPGEEVVVEKVDRVPGGKGGNVSVAASRILGPRKVALLACLGKDEIGKKQLMILKQDGVDTSAVQTLIKLESGQAYITVDEKGRNNIETHFGANAGLNRDHIMLPEVQNLFGNCRMMVVIDPPRHVARRILSEGRRLRRTVLWHPGVLTRFGMKEFIDEMEGLDYLVLNEHEALAFTSTKTLDESLAAFSKVAPKMRILVTLGSKGFAFHEKGKQLKMKSVDLAKMGRKIVNTTGCGDAFVGAFAAYKVLGLTDIEALKHGNVAAALKAGRPETRGSPTRKELEEFYQKYSA; this is encoded by the coding sequence GTGTCGCCTGACCTCGTTGTCACGGGGGCATTGAACTGGGACATCAACCTCTTCGTCAAACGACTTCCTAGACCCGGAGAAGAGGTGGTTGTGGAAAAGGTCGATCGGGTCCCGGGAGGAAAAGGTGGCAATGTTTCAGTTGCAGCATCAAGGATCCTCGGTCCACGGAAGGTGGCTTTGTTGGCTTGTCTGGGGAAAGATGAGATCGGCAAGAAACAACTAATGATTCTCAAACAAGATGGGGTGGACACTTCAGCGGTCCAGACGCTGATCAAACTTGAGTCGGGGCAGGCATACATCACAGTGGACGAGAAGGGAAGGAACAATATTGAGACGCATTTCGGCGCGAATGCCGGGCTGAATCGGGACCACATTATGCTCCCTGAGGTCCAGAATCTCTTCGGCAACTGTCGTATGATGGTTGTAATCGATCCGCCGCGACACGTCGCTAGAAGAATACTCTCCGAGGGACGCCGTCTCCGGAGGACTGTTCTTTGGCATCCCGGGGTCTTAACACGGTTCGGAATGAAAGAGTTCATCGACGAAATGGAGGGTTTAGACTATCTAGTCTTGAATGAACATGAGGCGCTCGCGTTCACGAGTACGAAAACCCTCGACGAATCTCTCGCTGCCTTCAGCAAGGTGGCCCCGAAAATGAGGATTCTCGTTACGTTGGGATCCAAGGGCTTCGCGTTTCATGAGAAGGGGAAACAGTTGAAGATGAAGAGCGTTGATCTTGCAAAAATGGGGCGGAAGATAGTGAACACGACGGGATGTGGAGACGCGTTTGTCGGAGCGTTCGCAGCATACAAGGTCCTGGGCTTAACTGACATCGAGGCGCTCAAGCATGGGAACGTGGCGGCAGCCCTCAAGGCCGGTAGGCCAGAAACTAGAGGAAGCCCGACTCGGAAAGAGCTCGAAGAGTTCTACCAGAAATACTCAGCCTAA